DNA sequence from the Methanobacterium sp. genome:
ATCCAAACATCTTATAGTGAACGATCGCATCTACAGCAGATCTACCGTTCTTCATGAGAAATTTATTGATATCTGGCTTACCCTCATGTTCATAGAAATAAGGAATCACTTTTATACCTTTATTTTCAAAATCTTTGATTAACGCATTTACTGCTTCAAGGTCTCCTGTCAGATAGTCATTTGCGTGGAATAAAATTCCAACTGTCTTTTTACCTTCTGTAGGGCCATACCATTCAAGATAGTCATCCAGACTGCCAAACAACTGTGTTGCACGTGGATGATAAATTCCTGTTTTTATAACAGTAACTGGAGCCTGTGGCTCTCCTACATTTAATCCAAGAAACCTGTTTCCAAGATACTTTAAAAGTTCTTTTGAATTTGCACTGCTCATGTTAGTCCAGTAATCCCTGATCCATTGATGCTCTTTGTGTCCATGGGCATGTATAACTCCCTCTGGAAGTGTTGTCCAGTGTCTGGTCACAATAACCGGTATTTTCTTTCCTATTGCTTCATTCATTAATGTACGGATTCTGTCAAGGTTCGATGTTTTCCCCCACAGCCAGTCTATAAATACAAGATCATAATCTGTGATTCTGTCTGGAAGGTTACTTATTAAGCGCATGTCACTTTCTAAGAAGCCACAGTCCACTAAAGCTGTAGCAAATATTGGATTAATGCTGCTGTGAAATAGAAACAATGCCTTTGGTTTACCAAGTTCAAAATCTGCAGTGCCGTACATATTTGAACCATTAGGGCTTACTGTCACTTCCCTGGTTGATGGAATATGGCCCGGATAACTTGCAGTTACATTAAACACCATATCAACACTTACAAAGCTTAGATTATAACGTCCGTCACTTTCTGTTTTTGCAGTGGCCAGTGTAGTGTCATTGTTTTTTGCTGTAACGGTCACATTGGGGAATTCTGATTTTGTTTTACAATCTGCAACAGATCCGGAAATTACAATCTGGGACTGTGTGTTTCCACATGAATTTCCTTCCCTAACTTCAGGGCTTTCTATAACTGGCGACTGGCTCAGATTTGATTCTGAATCAACAATAGATCCAGTTTCACCTCTGGCGGTAGTATTTTCTGCTGATACTGCTCCACACAGCGTTAATGCGAAAACAAATGTTGTTACTAGTAAAATCACTTGTCTTCTCATTTTTTCACCTCCTTTTTTGTTTATAAAGGATTTTAAAAATTACTGATATTTAATAGTTTTTATTACTTTTTTATTATTACTTTAAAGCCAAAATCCAACGTTTTAGTAATAAAAAAGACCATAATTAATAATTTTCGTTTGAATAGTCCTTATTTTTTAATACTGACTATTCAAGATCATTAAAATAGTTTAAAATCAATATAATCTGTTATTAACTAACATTAAATGTTGTAAGGGGTTAAATAAATTATTATTGTAAATAAAGCATATATACACTATTTACACTCAAATCTTCCAGATTATTTATGGATATTTATAAAAAACAATTCAATTGCATTAGAATTAAGTGAAATAGGACTATAAACAACGTTAATCAAATCTTTAAACATTAATCAAAAATTAATACTTAGTATTATTACTAAATCAGGTAAAAAATCTTAAAAATATATTAAAAAGTAATAAATAAATGAGATATTCTCATTTTAAGTTTTTTCAATTTATAGGGCATCAAATGACACATTTGAGCGAATGAATTTAGATGCCCTATATTTTGGATTTTTGAGGGAGTAAATGGCAAAAAATAGTTAAATTAACACTTGAACCTGAAATTTTCTTTTAATATAATATTTAACCAGATTTGCCATTACAAACAATAGATTAGCACTTTTCATATATAATACTTTCTATTTTATTTGTATTATTACGTAGAGAGCTAATTTAGCCAGAATCTTAATACTTAATCAAAAAATAATGAAAATAAGAGCATATTTTTAATATTATAATAAATCTTTTTCAACAAAAATCAGGTTTTCATCGTAATTTAAACGGTATTCATTCTTATTCCAGTTAAGTTTTCTTAAAGAATTCTCTACGATTTCTAAGTTCTTTTTATTGTATGGAAATGTTGTCCACGCTAAACAGGAACCTTTCCCTGCTAAATCAGTATTCAAGTTCACCAGTTTTTCTATTACTTCAAATTCAACTAAGCTATTATTTTCCATTTGTATGTCTCCAAAGTTTTAATAGGGCATTTAAATACATTTGAATTAGTATAAATGCCCTATGTCTACTTTAATTATTTCAGGGGTCTAAATGGTTTAATTTTAATACATTCTTCTATTTCAGGAGGAAACCAATGGCAAAGACGCAATAATTTCCAATTTTTGCGGTTGCGAAATTATGGGTTTTGCAAGGATAAATTAATACTGAAACCCCGTATTTTTAGCTTTAAGTAATACATAATCAATTCTTTGCCATTACAAACAACAATTAGCACTTTTCATATATAATATTTTCTATTTACATAGTATTATTACTTAAAAAGCTGATTTAACCAGAATCGTAATACTTATTCAAAAAATAATACTTCCAATAAAAAATGTTGTAATACCCAAACAGGTAAACAGACAAAATAAAAAAGCAACAATTCCTAAAAAAAGTTCATTGGTTATTTACCATTCTTTTTCGAAATTTCAAAACTTAATTCTTCAAATTTTTCCTTTAAAAATATCTTTTGGCCGTTTCAATACGTCTGGATCTTCAATTATCTCCTTTGAATACTTCAATAATTCTGAATCGTTGATTATTTCACTTGACCCTTCAATTATTTCCTGTGAATCTGGTATTATGTCTGATTCCTGAATCATTTCTTTAGTTTCGGTGATTTTTCTTTTAAAAAGGAGTTTTTGAAGTGTAAGCAAAAGTTCTGTGTGCAAGCCTGTGCATTTATAATTTTCTGCAAGTTCAATAAGCTTAATAACCCTTGAATTCTGTTTATAAACCTGTCCAAAACCTGGAACTATTTCACTATTTACAAAATTATCATATATTTCTTCAGCTGCATTTAATAATATTCCCTTTGTGCCTTTTAATTCCATTTTGAAGTAGTTTCATTGCATTTTCTATAGCATTTCATGATTTCCAAGTGCTAAAAAGCCTCAGCAATACATTCGTTTAAGGATGATCCTAAAGTGCAGCGATTTTTGCAGATTGTATACTCAGAGAAGCTGATTTGTGCTCGCATAATGATACAAGAACCGCTCCAAGCATTTTCACTTCATTTTTTGAAGGTAGTTTGCCTTTTAAAAGCAAATATATCATTTCAGGAAAAGAAATGTTTCCAATCAGATCTTCTGTAAGAAACCTCTTGTAATGAGTCTGTTTGGCTCAACCTTAGTTATAAATGTTTTCCATTTTGGTCTTAATGGTTCAGGAGTTGCCATGATATCCTAATTTGATTTATCAAATCAGTTCTTTATCAATGAAAATCAGGTTCTCATCATAACTTAATCTATACTCTTCTTTATTCCAGTTCAGTTCTTTCAAAGATTTTTTTACTATTTTCAGGTTGATTTTACTGTAAGGAAAGGCTATCTATATAACACATGTATTTCTTTCTCCAGACTCTGTTTCAAGTTTCTTAAGCTTTTCCTTGATATTAATTGATTCAACTGTTTTTACCCAATTCCATTTACCTCATTAATTTTCAAGTTATAATTTTCAAAAGGGCATCGAAAAATAGTACATTTGAGGTAAAGCTTATTTATGCCCTATTTACTTTCATTTTTGTAGGGGATCTATTGAAATTTTTAAGTAAGGAGGGATGGCAAGATTTTATTATGCTTATGCTAAGAATTTTCTTTTTTAGGTATAAGCAACCTGTTTTTGCCATCACATGTGGTGTTGGTTTTTAATATATTTAACACTTTCTATTTGGTTTTTATTATTACTTTTAATCCATATTTATGTCTTTTAGTAATAAATATCCCATTTATTACTTTATAATGGAATTTAAGTGTAATTTTAATACTGAATTAGAAAAAGAAAAAGGATTAATTGATAGTCCATGAAATGGGTGATTTTTTGAAGATAAAGATCAAACTAATAATAAAATGTAAAATTAGTATTTAGCCGTCAAGTGTTAATTTAGAACTTCATTCCTTTGGTAGATTAGTCCAGGGCTCTAGAATTATAGCTGGGCAATGATTCTTTTCAGGGCATAAACCACAGTTTCTAGGCCTACGGTAACATCCCACATTATTGAGATAATTATAAAGCATTTTTATTCCTTTTTTATCTTTATGCGTCATATAAATGTTTCCAGACGGATAATAGCCCGAATAATCCACTTTTTCTAGTCCCTGCTTCTTACATAATTCCACAAATTCCTGCATGAAACCCTTGGAGGGCGCCGGGTGGTAGTAAAGCATAAAATGCGGTCGAAATCCCACCAACCTGTATGGAAGGTTAGGGTCTATATCTCGGATAAACTGAGCTATTTTAGGAATCTGAGAGTCATTAATACCAGGTATCACCACTGTACGGAATACCCTGATCTTTTCAGGATGTTTTCTTGCCAGCCATTCAGCATTTCTTAGAACGGGCTCTGCCGGGGCGCCGGTGATGGCTTGATGTATTTCATCATCAAAGGCCTTTATTTCGAAATTGATATAGGATGATAGTTTTGCCATTCGTTTCATGGTTTTAAGGGCGGAAAATCCGTTGGTGGCTATACCAATCTTCAGTTCAGGGATTTTTTCTTTCATTCTTGAAGTTACTTCTTCTAAATAAGGAGTATGGATGGAAGGCTCTCCTCCAGTGAAACTAAACTTTTTTACACCAATATTACGAGCAAAAGAAGTTTCAAATGCTTCTAAAGCTTCTCGGACCAGGTTATCTGGTTCTACGTAGCCCCGGTATATCCAGCCAGAGTCAGGATACTGTGAGATGCGATAAGCATTGCAGTATATGCATCTAAAAGAACAGCTCAATAGAGTCACACTATAGCTTTTCAATACTGGAGTAAGGCCAGTATAGGCTATCTCTGGGATTTCAGCTCGACATACTCCCCTCTCCCCTTCGAGCCGGTTTACCTTACAATTCCAACTGCACAATTGACATCTCTTTAGATCGTTTAGATATTCCAGATTCATGCTTATAACCGATTTAAAACACCATAAATTTGACGATGATTAAAATAAGAACTCCATTATTTTATGCTCTCTTTCTTAATGAGTACTGATGTATTGTTCACCTTACCTGTGGGTAAAACTATGTCCACTATCTTAAATCCTTTAAGCACTTCT
Encoded proteins:
- a CDS encoding radical SAM protein, which encodes MCSWNCKVNRLEGERGVCRAEIPEIAYTGLTPVLKSYSVTLLSCSFRCIYCNAYRISQYPDSGWIYRGYVEPDNLVREALEAFETSFARNIGVKKFSFTGGEPSIHTPYLEEVTSRMKEKIPELKIGIATNGFSALKTMKRMAKLSSYINFEIKAFDDEIHQAITGAPAEPVLRNAEWLARKHPEKIRVFRTVVIPGINDSQIPKIAQFIRDIDPNLPYRLVGFRPHFMLYYHPAPSKGFMQEFVELCKKQGLEKVDYSGYYPSGNIYMTHKDKKGIKMLYNYLNNVGCYRRPRNCGLCPEKNHCPAIILEPWTNLPKE